In Drosophila pseudoobscura strain MV-25-SWS-2005 chromosome 4, UCI_Dpse_MV25, whole genome shotgun sequence, the following proteins share a genomic window:
- the LOC6903528 gene encoding uncharacterized protein, whose product MGIIISKLRATLPPEQAKEEVDANTMNAVISKPNAASVRKASRIPVPKASYSYSYVKPRQYKRTLLKKEVSAGDVRKDSIGLSPGPLADDSGIGLDESADNSVFSLVG is encoded by the coding sequence ATGGGAATAATCATTAGTAAACTGAGAGCGACTCTTCCACCCGAGCAGGCCAAGGAGGAAGTAGACGCCAATACCATGAATGCAGTGATATCTAAGCCCAACGCCGCTTCCGTACGCAAGGCCAGCCGTATTCCTGTGCCCAAAGCCAGCTATAGCTACAGCTATGTGAAGCCACGCCAGTATAAGAGGACACTCTTGAAGAAGGAGGTCTCGGCAGGAGATGTTCGCAAGGACAGTATCGGCCTCAGTCCCGGCCCACTCGCCGATGATTCTGGCATTGGCTTGGATGAGTCAGCGGATAACAGTGTGTTCTCGTTGGTTGGCTGA
- the LOC6903527 gene encoding titin isoform X1, protein MANVTVNATSSVEVKEEVAAKALGAVKDAGKGASSSIRKSSRIPVPKASYSFSYSKPRQYKKPSLNKEAPAGNCSKESIGPSPGPPTDDSGIGMDNSMEDSVPSLVGSSSGLAGIGQAEQESLRALQNAVAEMEADLNIFDSDGDSIVNTSDNAASSFTELEKEVGTAVIEKVHQLLPESLTPLKELLVAPVGQMVQENLKELQEEPQNSHNQQVAAMKVKVYGQLQELAIGSSEEQKPKKLQTDTNPVFETENQRYVRENFEKISSILIPTSPKKTMEEQTTKQESHQNEDIEELQEPESTENSVAEQQEKIAVDVHPSITVPVEETSEKQEPKELETETSPVSETEEQRYVRENIEKIASVLLPSTSPKKTMEEQTTKQQSHQIEDGLQTTSKPLEGNIEELQEPQELESTEGPAEELQEKIAVDVHPAISVPVEETSEKQEPKELKTETSPVSETEEQRYVRENIEKIASVLRPPTSPKKTMKEKTTEQQSDRNEDGLQPTSKPLVDNKEDKVPSSMLIPVKKKLQKPQELESTEQPVEELKEEIAEPVKELAIEAVEDQLKTETNPVSETDDERFLRENFERIERILRSTPLTLTMKVQTMEQQSHRNEDGLQTTSKPLEDIEDKVLPSMSVPLKEKLQEPQELESTEEPVEDVLEEPHDQSVEQKQHEEVLQYLPTYNTVENIIEAPQKEHDKSVEDTMPQELPEDIPVEVPSISGTIEEIQEEPQEEQDLTVTLQVAAEAEELALASETAEAKQEPLAEEGQSAVTPTNVLSTAEEEMHEAPLEDSQATLVEGTKELEQNQHHDQLQFNANAVEGSPRAELQEKKIDEILPSTSTSRTGLLEEFMQTLDDEKNGVQIKKLVEEIIKLQNEQPDETLPNTIHQEKEIPDIQEEQQDKDEDLLSTTFHEMETGSRSHSPLLGMAGLRALEGYMAHGILRHLMPSDVNPDEVVPVEQEDNTHRSALEIEEAPAGQVANVGDEETNQLFSKTLNRFRQLLNHLRAYTIPMDCIPLALVGTAFLLMIYFRKF, encoded by the exons ATGGCTAATGTCACAGTGAACGCGACTTCATCCGTGGAGGTCAAGGAGGAAGTAGCTGCCAAAGCGTTGGGTGCCGTTAAAGATGCGGGCAAGGGTGCTTCATCATCTATACGCAAGTCCAGTCGTATTCCTGTGCCCAAAGCCAGCTATAGCTTTAGCTATTCGAAGCCACGCCAGTATAAGAAGCCATCCTTGAATAAGGAGGCTCCGGCCGGGAACTGTAGCAAGGAAAGCATTGGCCCCAGTCCCGGCCCACCAACCGACGATTCCGGCATTGGAATGGACAACTCAATGGAGGACAGTGTTCCCTCGTTGGTTGGCTCGTCGAGTGGCCTGGCCGGGATCGGCCAAGCGGAGCAAGAGTCCCTGAGAGCTCTCCAGAATGCTGTGGCCGAGATGGAGGCGGATCTAAACATCTTCGACAGTGATGGGGATAGCATCGTCAATACCAGTGATAATGCCGCGTCGTCTTTCACGGAACTCGAGAAGGAGGTGGGGACCGCTGTAATAGAAAAGGTGCACCAACTGCTGCCAGAGTCATTGACGCCGCTAAAAGAATTGCTCGTGGCACCCGTGGGGCAAATGGTTCAGGAAAATCTAAAAGAACTCCAAGAGGAACCCCAGAACTCGCACAATCAACAGGTGGCAGCTATGAAGGTAAAAGTGTACGGACAGCTCCAAGAACTGGCCATTGGATCATCGGAAGAGCAGAAACCAAAAAAGCTCCAAACCGATACGAATCCAGTCTTCGAAACTGAGAATCAACGATATGTGAGAGAGaattttgaaaaaatatcAAGTATCTTAATTCCTACGTCTCCCAAGAAGACAATGGAAGAACAGACCACAAAACAGGAATCTCATCAAAATGAAGATATAGAGGAGCTACAGGAACCAGAATCTACCGAAAACTCAGTTGCAGAACAGCAAGAAAAGATAGCAGTCGATGTACATCCATCAATAACAGTGCCAGTCGAAGAAACATCGGAAAAGCAGGAGCCGAAAGAGCTCGAAACCGAAACAAGTCCAGTCTCAGAAACTGAAGAACAACGATATGTGAGGGAGAATATTGAAAAAATCGCAAGTGTCCTACTTCCGTCTACTTCTCCCAAGAAGACAATGGAAGAACAGACCACAAAACAGCAATCTCATCAAATTGAAGATGGTCTACAGACCACGTCTAAGCCATTGGAGGGCAATATAGAGGAGCTACAAGAGCCACAGGAACTAGAATCTACCGAAGGGCCAGCTGAAGAACTGCAAGAAAAGATAGCGGTCGATGTACATCCAGCAATATCAGTGCCAGTCGAAGAAACATCGGAAAAGCAGGAGCCGAAAGAGCTCAAAACCGAAACAAGTCCAGTCTCAGAAACTGAAGAACAACGATATGTGAGGGAGAATATTGAAAAAATCGCAAGTGTCCTACGTCCGCCTACTTCTCCCAAGAAGACAATGAAAGAAAAGACCACGGAGCAGCAATCTGATCGAAATGAAGATGGTCTGCAGCCCACGTCCAAGCCATTGGTGGACAATAAAGAGGACAAAGTGCCATCATCGATGTTAATTCCTGTCAAAAAGAAGCTACAGAAACCACAGGAGCTGGAATCCACCGAACAGCCAGTTGAAGAACTGAAAGAAGAGATAGCAGAGCCAGTCAAAGAACTGGCCATTGAAGCAGTGGAAGACCAGCTTAAAACTGAAACAAATCCAGTATCAGAAACTGACGATGAACGATTTTTAAGagaaaattttgaaagaaTCGAAAGAATCCTACGTTCTACTCCTCTTACGTTGACAATGAAAGTACAGACCATGGAACAACAATCTCATCGAAATGAAGATGGTCTACAGACCACGTCTAAGCCATTGGAGGATATAGAAGACAAAGTGCTACCTTCGATGTCGGTGCCCCTCAAAGAGAAGCTACAGGAGCCACAGGAGCTGGAATCAACCGAAGAGCCAGTTGAAGATGTGCTAGAGGAGCCACATGACCAGTCAGTGGAACAAAAGCAACATGAGGAGGTTCTACAATACCTACCTACCTACAATACAGTGGAAAATATTATAGAGGCACCACAAAAAGAGCATGACAAGTCAGTAGAGGACACAATGCCACAGGAGCTGCCAGAAGATATACCGGTCGAGGTGCCATCGATATCCGGAACAATAGAGGAGATTCAAGAGGAGCCACAAGAGGAGCAGGATCTAACCGTCACGTTGCAGGTAGCAGCAGAAG CAGAAGAGCTTGCACTCGCCTCGGAGACCGCGGAAGCCAAACAGGAACCTCTGGCGGAGGAGGGGCAGTCTGCTGTGACTCCTACAAATGTTCTTTCCACAGCAGAAGAGGAGATGCATGAAGCGCCACTTGAGGATTCCCAGGCAACGTTGGTGGAAGGGACCAAAGAGCTGGAACAGAATCAGCACCACGACCAACTGCAGTTCAATGCGAATGCAGTGGAAGGATCTCCTCGGGCAGAGCTACAAGAGAAGAAAATTGACGAAATTCTACCTAGTACTTCCACCTCTAGAACAGGGCTGCTCGAGGAGTTCATGCAGACGCTGGATGATGAGAAAAATGGCGTGCAAATCAAGAAGCTAGTAGAAGAGATCATCAAGCTGCAAAACGAGCAACCCGACGAGACACTACCAAACACGATCCATCAAGAAAAAGAGATCCCAGACATCCAGGAAGAACAGCAAGACAAGGATGAGGATCTACTATCTACTACGTTCCACGAGATGGAAACTGGGAGCCGTAGCCACAGCCCCTTGTTGGGGATGGCTGGGCTTAGAGCTTTGGAAGGATATATGGCGCACGGTATACTGCGCCATCTGATGCCCAGCGATGTGAACCCAGACGAAGTAGTTCCGGTTGAGCAGGAGGATAATACCCACCGCAGCGCCTTGGAGATAGAGGAAGCACCGGCTGGACAGGTGGCAAATGTCGGGGATGAGGAGACGAACCAGCTATTCAGCAAGACGTTGAATCGCTTTCGCCAGCTCCTGAATCATCTGCGGGCTTACACGATTCCGATGGACTGTATACCACTTGCGCTGGTCGGCACGGCATTTTTGTTGATGATCTACTTCCGCAAGTTTTAG
- the LOC6903527 gene encoding probable serine/threonine-protein kinase kinX isoform X2, which translates to MANVTVNATSSVEVKEEVAAKALGAVKDAGKGASSSIRKSSRIPVPKASYSFSYSKPRQYKKPSLNKEAPAGNCSKESIGPSPGPPTDDSGIGMDNSMEDSVPSLVGSSSGLAGIGQAEQESLRALQNAVAEMEADLNIFDSDGDSIVNTSDNAASSFTELEKEVGTAVIEKVHQLLPESLTPLKELLVAPVGQMVQENLKELQEEPQNSHNQQVAAMKVKVYGQLQELAIGSSEEQKPKKLQTDTNPVFETENQRYVRENFEKISSILIPTSPKKTMEEQTTKQESHQNEDIEELQEPESTENSVAEQQEKIAVDVHPSITVPVEETSEKQEPKELETETSPVSETEEQRYVRENIEKIASVLLPSTSPKKTMEEQTTKQQSHQIEDGLQTTSKPLEGNIEELQEPQELESTEGPAEELQEKIAVDVHPAISVPVEETSEKQEPKELKTETSPVSETEEQRYVRENIEKIASVLRPPTSPKKTMKEKTTEQQSDRNEDGLQPTSKPLVDNKEDKVPSSMLIPVKKKLQKPQELESTEQPVEELKEEIAEPVKELAIEAVEDQLKTETNPVSETDDERFLRENFERIERILRSTPLTLTMKVQTMEQQSHRNEDGLQTTSKPLEDIEDKVLPSMSVPLKEKLQEPQELESTEEPVEDVLEEPHDQSVEQKQHEEVLQYLPTYNTVENIIEAPQKEHDKSVEDTMPQELPEDIPVEVPSISGTIEEIQEEPQEEQDLTVTLQVAAEEELALASETAEAKQEPLAEEGQSAVTPTNVLSTAEEEMHEAPLEDSQATLVEGTKELEQNQHHDQLQFNANAVEGSPRAELQEKKIDEILPSTSTSRTGLLEEFMQTLDDEKNGVQIKKLVEEIIKLQNEQPDETLPNTIHQEKEIPDIQEEQQDKDEDLLSTTFHEMETGSRSHSPLLGMAGLRALEGYMAHGILRHLMPSDVNPDEVVPVEQEDNTHRSALEIEEAPAGQVANVGDEETNQLFSKTLNRFRQLLNHLRAYTIPMDCIPLALVGTAFLLMIYFRKF; encoded by the exons ATGGCTAATGTCACAGTGAACGCGACTTCATCCGTGGAGGTCAAGGAGGAAGTAGCTGCCAAAGCGTTGGGTGCCGTTAAAGATGCGGGCAAGGGTGCTTCATCATCTATACGCAAGTCCAGTCGTATTCCTGTGCCCAAAGCCAGCTATAGCTTTAGCTATTCGAAGCCACGCCAGTATAAGAAGCCATCCTTGAATAAGGAGGCTCCGGCCGGGAACTGTAGCAAGGAAAGCATTGGCCCCAGTCCCGGCCCACCAACCGACGATTCCGGCATTGGAATGGACAACTCAATGGAGGACAGTGTTCCCTCGTTGGTTGGCTCGTCGAGTGGCCTGGCCGGGATCGGCCAAGCGGAGCAAGAGTCCCTGAGAGCTCTCCAGAATGCTGTGGCCGAGATGGAGGCGGATCTAAACATCTTCGACAGTGATGGGGATAGCATCGTCAATACCAGTGATAATGCCGCGTCGTCTTTCACGGAACTCGAGAAGGAGGTGGGGACCGCTGTAATAGAAAAGGTGCACCAACTGCTGCCAGAGTCATTGACGCCGCTAAAAGAATTGCTCGTGGCACCCGTGGGGCAAATGGTTCAGGAAAATCTAAAAGAACTCCAAGAGGAACCCCAGAACTCGCACAATCAACAGGTGGCAGCTATGAAGGTAAAAGTGTACGGACAGCTCCAAGAACTGGCCATTGGATCATCGGAAGAGCAGAAACCAAAAAAGCTCCAAACCGATACGAATCCAGTCTTCGAAACTGAGAATCAACGATATGTGAGAGAGaattttgaaaaaatatcAAGTATCTTAATTCCTACGTCTCCCAAGAAGACAATGGAAGAACAGACCACAAAACAGGAATCTCATCAAAATGAAGATATAGAGGAGCTACAGGAACCAGAATCTACCGAAAACTCAGTTGCAGAACAGCAAGAAAAGATAGCAGTCGATGTACATCCATCAATAACAGTGCCAGTCGAAGAAACATCGGAAAAGCAGGAGCCGAAAGAGCTCGAAACCGAAACAAGTCCAGTCTCAGAAACTGAAGAACAACGATATGTGAGGGAGAATATTGAAAAAATCGCAAGTGTCCTACTTCCGTCTACTTCTCCCAAGAAGACAATGGAAGAACAGACCACAAAACAGCAATCTCATCAAATTGAAGATGGTCTACAGACCACGTCTAAGCCATTGGAGGGCAATATAGAGGAGCTACAAGAGCCACAGGAACTAGAATCTACCGAAGGGCCAGCTGAAGAACTGCAAGAAAAGATAGCGGTCGATGTACATCCAGCAATATCAGTGCCAGTCGAAGAAACATCGGAAAAGCAGGAGCCGAAAGAGCTCAAAACCGAAACAAGTCCAGTCTCAGAAACTGAAGAACAACGATATGTGAGGGAGAATATTGAAAAAATCGCAAGTGTCCTACGTCCGCCTACTTCTCCCAAGAAGACAATGAAAGAAAAGACCACGGAGCAGCAATCTGATCGAAATGAAGATGGTCTGCAGCCCACGTCCAAGCCATTGGTGGACAATAAAGAGGACAAAGTGCCATCATCGATGTTAATTCCTGTCAAAAAGAAGCTACAGAAACCACAGGAGCTGGAATCCACCGAACAGCCAGTTGAAGAACTGAAAGAAGAGATAGCAGAGCCAGTCAAAGAACTGGCCATTGAAGCAGTGGAAGACCAGCTTAAAACTGAAACAAATCCAGTATCAGAAACTGACGATGAACGATTTTTAAGagaaaattttgaaagaaTCGAAAGAATCCTACGTTCTACTCCTCTTACGTTGACAATGAAAGTACAGACCATGGAACAACAATCTCATCGAAATGAAGATGGTCTACAGACCACGTCTAAGCCATTGGAGGATATAGAAGACAAAGTGCTACCTTCGATGTCGGTGCCCCTCAAAGAGAAGCTACAGGAGCCACAGGAGCTGGAATCAACCGAAGAGCCAGTTGAAGATGTGCTAGAGGAGCCACATGACCAGTCAGTGGAACAAAAGCAACATGAGGAGGTTCTACAATACCTACCTACCTACAATACAGTGGAAAATATTATAGAGGCACCACAAAAAGAGCATGACAAGTCAGTAGAGGACACAATGCCACAGGAGCTGCCAGAAGATATACCGGTCGAGGTGCCATCGATATCCGGAACAATAGAGGAGATTCAAGAGGAGCCACAAGAGGAGCAGGATCTAACCGTCACGTTGCAGGTAGCAGCAGAAG AAGAGCTTGCACTCGCCTCGGAGACCGCGGAAGCCAAACAGGAACCTCTGGCGGAGGAGGGGCAGTCTGCTGTGACTCCTACAAATGTTCTTTCCACAGCAGAAGAGGAGATGCATGAAGCGCCACTTGAGGATTCCCAGGCAACGTTGGTGGAAGGGACCAAAGAGCTGGAACAGAATCAGCACCACGACCAACTGCAGTTCAATGCGAATGCAGTGGAAGGATCTCCTCGGGCAGAGCTACAAGAGAAGAAAATTGACGAAATTCTACCTAGTACTTCCACCTCTAGAACAGGGCTGCTCGAGGAGTTCATGCAGACGCTGGATGATGAGAAAAATGGCGTGCAAATCAAGAAGCTAGTAGAAGAGATCATCAAGCTGCAAAACGAGCAACCCGACGAGACACTACCAAACACGATCCATCAAGAAAAAGAGATCCCAGACATCCAGGAAGAACAGCAAGACAAGGATGAGGATCTACTATCTACTACGTTCCACGAGATGGAAACTGGGAGCCGTAGCCACAGCCCCTTGTTGGGGATGGCTGGGCTTAGAGCTTTGGAAGGATATATGGCGCACGGTATACTGCGCCATCTGATGCCCAGCGATGTGAACCCAGACGAAGTAGTTCCGGTTGAGCAGGAGGATAATACCCACCGCAGCGCCTTGGAGATAGAGGAAGCACCGGCTGGACAGGTGGCAAATGTCGGGGATGAGGAGACGAACCAGCTATTCAGCAAGACGTTGAATCGCTTTCGCCAGCTCCTGAATCATCTGCGGGCTTACACGATTCCGATGGACTGTATACCACTTGCGCTGGTCGGCACGGCATTTTTGTTGATGATCTACTTCCGCAAGTTTTAG